The following DNA comes from Spirulina major PCC 6313.
GACGGACAAGGTTTTGGAGGTAGCGATCGATCACGTCAATCACCTGCACATCCCAGGGGTCAATTTCTCCCCGTTGGGCGAGGTCAAGAAGGACGGCGATCGCTTCTTCGGCTAGATTTTGCGGCACAGGGCAATCTCAACAGATACAGGCAGGAGCGGCGCAACCCGCCCACTCCTCCCGATTTTACGCACATCTGAGGGTTTTGGGTGCAGGGGGGTTAACTAAGACGCTCGGAAGGATACGCACCTTTGATCACCTGATTGTAATAGTGACCGGGCGATCGCGTTTGGCACAGTTCCTCCCACACCTCCGGCTCGACTTGGTCGTATTCATACACCGCCCCATTGTGAAACTCGATTTGCAATGATTCGGTTTCCGGGTCATAGCTGAGGGAACGGGTGCAGTGGGAAGCCGGTGTGGGTAACGATTCCGGCGCGTCCAATGCCGGGATTGCCCCACTGACCAAGTCCGCCACCTGTTGCAACCCTTCATAGGCTTGGATCGGGGCT
Coding sequences within:
- a CDS encoding KTSC domain-containing protein codes for the protein MLIIISSILSPLFTMQFEKIDLSNLIAIAHDDHGLGLLIDRGADLEYLAVPAPIQAYEGLQQVADLVSGAIPALDAPESLPTPASHCTRSLSYDPETESLQIEFHNGAVYEYDQVEPEVWEELCQTRSPGHYYNQVIKGAYPSERLS